The following are encoded together in the Methylorubrum sp. B1-46 genome:
- a CDS encoding glycosyltransferase family 2 protein produces MPNISDEGKKFFLSACLIAKNEGRYLLEWIAFHKAVGFDHFYIYDNDSSDDTRSILINLQKHGWCTYTHWPRSAFPDNPQVNAYRHMISEYHRETSWVAIIDADEFVIPLTSDRVDEVLRNKFSNAASVLCNWRVFGSSGYDEDDGRFCIERFRRSSAVGYHSNNHVKAICRPDLVEIAFVHNHYMKNGPIVLSDGSNMSPARNQLTTTPVYEHLQINHYFCKSFAEFSKKRNKGLAELPLDHPMATRSMEMFSDADRNEVENNSAYVFFDKMIECYRQIELMCATDIDKGNASSI; encoded by the coding sequence ATGCCGAATATCTCGGATGAGGGCAAAAAATTTTTCCTTTCGGCTTGCTTAATTGCCAAGAACGAGGGCCGATATCTGCTCGAATGGATCGCCTTCCATAAGGCGGTTGGCTTTGATCATTTCTATATTTATGACAACGATAGTTCGGATGATACACGCTCCATTTTGATCAATCTGCAAAAACACGGCTGGTGCACTTATACGCATTGGCCCCGCTCAGCCTTCCCAGACAATCCTCAAGTCAATGCGTATCGACACATGATTTCAGAGTACCATCGGGAGACATCGTGGGTTGCCATCATCGATGCGGACGAATTTGTAATTCCACTCACTTCTGATCGTGTGGATGAAGTGTTGCGAAATAAATTCTCAAATGCAGCATCGGTCCTCTGCAATTGGCGGGTATTTGGCTCCTCTGGGTATGATGAGGACGATGGCCGATTTTGCATCGAACGCTTTCGCAGAAGTTCAGCTGTCGGATATCATAGCAACAACCATGTCAAAGCAATATGTCGCCCCGATTTGGTAGAAATTGCGTTCGTTCATAATCACTACATGAAGAATGGTCCCATCGTTCTTTCCGACGGCTCTAATATGAGCCCCGCACGTAACCAACTTACAACCACTCCAGTTTATGAGCACCTGCAAATAAATCATTATTTTTGCAAGAGCTTTGCAGAGTTTTCAAAAAAAAGAAATAAGGGCTTGGCTGAGCTTCCTCTTGATCACCCAATGGCCACGCGATCAATGGAAATGTTTTCTGATGCAGATCGGAATGAAGTCGAGAATAACTCTGCTTATGTTTTCTTCGATAAAATGATTGAGTGTTATCGGCAGATTGAATTAATGTGTGCGACTGACATTGATAAGGGTAATGCGTCGTCGATTTAA